From a region of the Eulemur rufifrons isolate Redbay chromosome 7, OSU_ERuf_1, whole genome shotgun sequence genome:
- the ARGFX gene encoding LOW QUALITY PROTEIN: arginine-fifty homeobox (The sequence of the model RefSeq protein was modified relative to this genomic sequence to represent the inferred CDS: inserted 1 base in 1 codon; substituted 1 base at 1 genomic stop codon) yields the protein MATSKQHQGRTTFTQEQYEKLEALFAQTMFPDKNRQKELALELNLPETTVKVWFRNRRFKLKKQQQKQQQQQQQQQQHQSSEQPNQILPMTNMPISSRIVTNPYSFFPVVSDCCSYFPLQSFDPSNGACGCTFTESPTDDFQMQDLQLERLVASVPALYPDAYDIDQIMEMYSFPDEDEIPCSFHCLCQYLSPTESQIQGXGSSISTLAVPAVGLSPRQAWSSMMSQSFEXLRDSLEFQNTSNMVDFGPL from the exons ATGG CAACATCAAAGCAACACCAAGGACGTACCACATTCACTCAAGAACAGTATGAAAAGTTGGAGGCTCTGTTTGCCCAGACCATGTTCCCAGATAAAAATCGCCAGAAGGAACTAGCTTTGGAACTCAACCTGCCAGAGACAACAGTGAAG GTTTGGTTCAGGAACAGACGATTCAAAttgaagaagcagcagcagaagcagcaacagcagcagcaacagcagcagcaacaccaATCATCAGAGCAACCAAACCAGATTCTTCCAATGACGAATATGCCCATTTCATCCAGAATAGTCACCAAtccttactctttttttcctgtggtttcaGATTGCTGCAGCTATTTTCCACTTCAGTCTTTTGATCCTTCCAATGGGGCATGTGGGTGTACCTTCACTGAGAGTCCCACAGATGATTTCCAAATGCAGGATCTTCAGTTGGAGAGGCTGGTGGCCTCTGTTCCTGCTTTGTACCCTGATGCTTATGACATAGACCAAATCATGGAAATGTATAGTTTTCCTGATGAGGATGAGATACCCTGTTCCTTCCACTGTCTGTGCCAGTATCTCTCACCCACAGAGTCCCAAATACAAGGATAGGGTTCCTCTATCAGCACCCTTGCTGTTCCAGCTGTAGGTCTATCTCCTAGGCAAGCCTGGTCCAGTATGATGAGCCAAAGCTTTG GTCTAAGAGACAGCTTGGAATTCCAGAATACCTCCAATATGGTAGACTTTGGACCTCTCTGA